The genomic region TACGACGAAAACTAGCTCTTCTGAACTTTCATGGGATATTTGAATGGTAGCCTAGTCCTAATGTTTCATcagaattcttttatttatttttttttcaaaaaaataaccTAGATGTAATGCGTGCTTGCAACTGTCATGCTAAACACAAAATTCCTTTTACAGCAAAACCCACAACTGCAACAGGGAGGGTTAGATGTCAAACCAACCCGGAAGCAGATTGAAAGCACTTCTTAATACATTAAAACGCATTCAAAGAAAATTGCtgtttaagaaataaattctgGAAGAAAAATGGCCAaggataaaatacaatttcataGTTTGTAAAGCATACTGTTGATAATGGCAAACAGAAGATCATCTTTTCGTACTCCAAGTGATTCCCTGATATGCTCCCGGAGAACCCTTCTTGCAACACTGTCTTCAGCTACTTCCATCAAGTCTTTGCTATTCCCAAGGTGCACAACATAGGTGTCAGGCATCTTAATCCTGCACCAATCGAGAACAatataagttataattattgcTTGCAGGGAGAATAACCCAAAAATTCTGGATAGTGTTGAAGTCAACTTAGATAGAGATCAGGTTTCCACAATCATTTgcatttatacaaattttggTGACACAGTAAATGATCTGCAACATAAGCTAAGTTTAGTTTCATGTTCCAAAACTTGTTCTCAATTTTTCGGAGATGGATGAGTTCATAAAGGAGTTTGAGGATGAGATTATGTAAGGGCCTACATCAGGCGTATggtagaaaatcaaaatgtgTTGCTAAAGTATTTCGAAATTATAGTTTTCCATTAAGTCAAATGCATGTTATCCATGgaatgaagaaaacaaacaaacatctTATTGATATTTCCAGAAATGGGCGacttcttgaaaatattttcctatAATCTTTGAAATGAGGAATCAGTACTGAATAAGAAAAGACATTTCTAAAACACTGGCCGACATGGATCCACTGAAACATCTTCTGGAAATGCATATTTAGAAATGAAACAAAACATTACTtaacttttctattttttggaaCGAAGTACTTATTAACTTCTGCATCTTCAAAGGCTATAAATATGCATAGTTTTTGAGCAGTTGTTAGAATTATGAGCGAAACCATCTTGAAACAAATAGGGTCATAcgaatcatatataatatgtgaAGTAGCATACCCTAATCGTTCTCGTGTCCTGTTCTTCCAGTACTCAGCAGTAGTATGAGAATCAATCATGGCACCTGCAACAAAAGGGAGGTGCTTAACATACTCCAGTTTAAAGTAATGCCCTCGCATTTCATGAATCCACCACAAAACCTTGGGGAGAACACGGGCTACATTTTCTTGGAGCACAACATCCAACCATTTGCCAGCCACCGCAGTATTTAAAATGACTAGATCAGCTTTAAGAGCTATATCAACAGTTTCCTGGCCCTTTGCAGGCATAACCTGCATTGAATAACAAAATCAACTATTATCATTCTGACGCCGTAGTGACAAATGACGTTGAAAAGAATGGTCATTTGGGCAGAACTGGATATATGAACTTCATCATACCTCCACGCCTTTGGCCATCATCTTTTGTTCCAAACTGTAAATCACTTCATCAGGTTCAGTGGGCTTCTGATTAGTGATCCAGACAACCCGTGTGCTAACGGCTCTCAATAGAAACGCAAGCTCCATTAGTAGTAACGGCCCGCCTAcgaaaatttgttaaaaaacaaaattagtcTTTCTGTAGACTCTTGGATAGAGCTTTTAGTCCAgaaagattgatttttttctcaaagCAATTTCCTGGACAACTAGGAAATGCAGTATATGACACAGTTCAAAATTCATCAGACTCGACGATTAGTTTATTCTTCATTGTCAAAAGTTGATCTTGTATTGTCCCGACAGCAAGTTGTGCCCATTCACAACACCAATCAATCACACTTGAAAAACAGTTCCTCTTAGTTAGTTTCATAGAGTCAAAAGTTAAAAGTACCGGAGAGCGAGAGTTCGTGCGAAACCATGAGCACGAGCTTTGATTTCATAAAACTGAGAGGATTTTCTTCTTTCGTAGCAGCCGTGCTCTCAGAGTTGAACGAGTGAATGGGAGTGTTGAAACTGTTGTTATCAGCGTAATCATGAGAATTGCAGGAATTGAACGAAGCTCCGATAAAGAAGGCAATGGCGGTTGAGAGGGCGATGCAGAGTAATATCAGCAAAGGCCATTTCTTCTGGACTGAAATTGACGACGTCGTCGAATGCTTCGCCATTATATTGTTCAACAGCCGCAGCACAATTAAAGATCAAATTCAGTGTCGAATTGATGCATTTAGGGCACCAATCTGATGAGTTGGAAGAAAACTTGTCTGCTCACTGTTTAGATCTACAAGCCTTCACACTCCATTTCCAACTCTTCACTCATGAAACGACACCGTCACCTTGGCCAGACATAGAGTTTAAAAAGGGCAGAATTACACTTTTGAAtgattaaaatgtaaaattagcTATTTCAGTTAACAAAAAGTTTAGCTACTTAATGAATTATTAGGTTGAATTTAGGGAAATTCTTCGTCAAATGAGATTTGACCAAACTAAATCAATCATATCACTTGTGGAATACTTACTacttaatttatcatttttttctgaattataaatcaatcatattttaaatatactatatatgttatacaattaatttaaatcccaacaaattcaatttgaattaaaatagtGTGAGGAAAAAGTAACATATTTCTCACACATTTTGTCATATCTttaataaggaaaaagaatgtTTTTCATTGTATCAGTctgaattttgttattataaaataatattatattctgTATTCtcttaaatatgtataaaatatattttttaaaatatataaatgacataaatcgtatatacataataacgtacaatatcaaatatgaatttattataatttactttattattttagtatattaatatatttatcgaaTCGATGATCCATCAATTTATTGAATTCTTaagtaattatgtaattaccACCTAAAAAAAGTgtgtgtttgaatttgatttttgttcttaattttgtatgaaattttcagttttgcCCTGAAATTTTGTAACAGAGAATTACTGATTAgtcatattgaaaaatattggtAATTGCATACATAAATGACAGAACTTCTCTACTTCCCTCCCAAGAGAAAGAACATCTTTAGAACATTAACAGAAGAAGCGTGCATATAAAGGAAGCTGACTTCACATAGACAATGACTGAGGCACTGAGCTATGTATTCTCAGTTCAGTTCAGTTCACTTTGCGGCAATTCTTCCTAATTTCGCCTTTGGAGCCAATGAGAGGACTAATGTTCCCCATCTTAACCATAGACTTTGCAAACTGGTGGAAGAATAAAGCCTCACTTTCTGCATAGCTTCTCACCAGTTCGACGGTCTTCCCAACATTTCCGGTGAACAAAACTTCGTCTGAACTGAGAAGACCTTTGCCCCATAACAACAGCTTGAAGTATGTGTTGTCAAATCTCACCGGAGATGAAACATCAAGAGGTGAAATATTATTGTCACCGCCGACTTTAGGACAGGCTACTTTTAGGCCATTGTAGTAGTTTTTCTCAAGCGTGACGTCTGGTTGATTGTTCCCGTTCTGATTGTACAGCCTCTGTCTAAATGTCACACATCTTGCTGCTCCTATGGTGTGCCCTCCTGCAATATCTTACTGTTGTTAATATGTTTGTGGTTTATATCGTTAGTTTACGGTAGGTAAATAGGAAGAGTTGATCAACCAGAGAGAGCAACGAGGTCTTCTACATCAAGGCCTTGGGCCCTGAACTTTGTTATGAGTNNNNNNNNNNNNNNNNNNNNNNNNNNNNNNNNNNNNNNNNNNNNNNNNNNNNNNNNNNNNNNNNNNNNNNNNNNNNNNNNNNNNNNNNNNNNNNNNNNNNNNNNNNNNNNNNNNNNNNNNNNNNNNNNNNNNNNNNNNNNNNNNNNNNNNNNNNNNNNNNNNNNNNNNNNNNNNNNNNNNNNNNNNNNNNNNNNNNNNNNNNNNNNNNNNNNNNNNNNNNNNNNNNNNNNNNNNNNNATTGACTCAGACTTGCTGTTCTTGAATCCCTTCTCCCTAACGGCACTTCCCAATGAGGGCCACCACTCTGTTGCACATTATTCCGGAAGttagattattttttcctaGGAAAGATTGTCGTTGATCTGGTAATAGATTGGAATGTAGCTTACTAGGACAGTAGAATCTCTGGCAGCAAGAGCAAGAATGTCTGCACAAGAAACAGTGTGAGGGCAGACCTGCTCCAGTTTAGCTTTGATTTCATCAATCACTTCAAATCCCCTGAGGGAGTTTTTGTTTGGCCCTGAGTTCTTCTCGCTCCTTGTTGCCGTGCTATCATCTAGTAATACTGATGCATCGCAGCCCTGCAG from Sesamum indicum cultivar Zhongzhi No. 13 linkage group LG3, S_indicum_v1.0, whole genome shotgun sequence harbors:
- the LOC105159306 gene encoding uncharacterized protein LOC105159306 produces the protein MAKHSTTSSISVQKKWPLLILLCIALSTAIAFFIGASFNSCNSHDYADNNSFNTPIHSFNSESTAATKEENPLSFMKSKLVLMVSHELSLSGGPLLLMELAFLLRAVSTRVVWITNQKPTEPDEVIYSLEQKMMAKGVEVMPAKGQETVDIALKADLVILNTAVAGKWLDVVLQENVARVLPKVLWWIHEMRGHYFKLEYVKHLPFVAGAMIDSHTTAEYWKNRTRERLGIKMPDTYVVHLGNSKDLMEVAEDSVARRVLREHIRESLGVRKDDLLFAIINSVSRGKGQDLFLKAFYEALQLSQERKLKVPPMHAVIVGSDMGAQTKFETELRRFVADKKIQESVHFVNKTLNVAPYLASIDVLVQNSQARGECFGRITIEAMAFQLPVLGTAAGGTMEIVVNGTTGWLHPAGKEGVTPLAENIIRLATDVETRRTMGMKGYKRVKEMFLEHHMSHRISLVLKEVLQKAKKGTH
- the LOC105159307 gene encoding peroxidase 9 (The sequence of the model RefSeq protein was modified relative to this genomic sequence to represent the inferred CDS: added 40 bases not found in genome assembly) — encoded protein: MASLKLIFSLLAVALLSCSQPQAFPGSSFGRAAGGYTGLTPDFYRFSCPQANEIIMSVLENAITKDPRMAASLLRLHFHDCFVQGCDASVLLDDSTATRSEKNSGPNKNSLRGFEVIDEIKAKLEQVCPHTVSCADILALAARDSTVLSGGPHWEVPLGRRDSRTASLSQSNTNIPAPNSTIQTLITKFRAQGLDVEDLVALSGGHTIGAARCVTFRQRLYNQNGNNQPDVTLEKNYYNGLKVACPKVGGDNNISPLDVSSPVRFDNTYFKLLLWGKGLLSSDEVLFTGNVGKTVELVRSYAESEALFFHQFAKSMVKMGNISPLIGSKGEIRKNCRKVN